A region from the Phycisphaerales bacterium genome encodes:
- a CDS encoding prepilin-type N-terminal cleavage/methylation domain-containing protein: MKMRSLALKRHGFTLIELLVVIAIIALLISLLLPALSKAKVVAKTLKEQAIGHEMVVASAGYQSDSKDKILPGGCHWAWNHAPANRYSIFPGDPWNTRRRLEGSITKAWTLYYLAWNTFPLEGIQIDKATFIAFNSRANTGFAAAGGFWQYGSTEAAGAFAWHPSLGMNTTYYGGNYSFGAFRGQSAPVTNPPDLNSGYGNPTPAGNPRASGGQFYVQRGADVRYPSTMLQFASARGGDIQSGGAFWGYGQTIPNSGVIRPGYYTVSAPVASPYARGGFNAAYTLANAWNPSNKFNPAAVAGTWGMMDMRYEGKAVTAMVDGHVEMQNLEQLRDMRKWSNVATSANWTFPTSAAQINW, from the coding sequence ATGAAGATGCGTTCGTTGGCTCTCAAGCGTCATGGATTCACGCTCATCGAGTTGCTCGTGGTCATCGCGATCATCGCGCTCCTCATCAGCCTTCTCCTCCCCGCGCTCAGCAAGGCCAAGGTCGTCGCCAAAACGCTGAAAGAGCAAGCCATCGGCCACGAGATGGTCGTCGCCTCCGCCGGATACCAATCCGACTCCAAGGACAAGATCCTCCCCGGCGGCTGCCACTGGGCCTGGAACCATGCCCCCGCCAATCGATACAGCATCTTCCCCGGCGATCCGTGGAACACCCGCCGTCGCCTCGAAGGGTCCATCACCAAGGCCTGGACCCTCTACTACCTCGCCTGGAACACCTTCCCCCTCGAAGGCATCCAGATCGACAAGGCCACTTTTATCGCGTTCAACTCACGTGCGAACACCGGCTTCGCCGCCGCAGGTGGTTTCTGGCAATACGGCTCGACCGAGGCCGCCGGTGCGTTCGCCTGGCACCCCTCGCTCGGTATGAACACCACGTACTACGGCGGTAACTACTCCTTCGGTGCGTTCCGCGGCCAGAGCGCTCCCGTGACCAACCCACCCGATCTGAACTCTGGATACGGCAACCCCACTCCCGCTGGCAACCCACGAGCCTCCGGTGGCCAGTTCTACGTCCAGCGCGGCGCCGATGTCCGTTACCCCAGCACCATGCTCCAGTTCGCCTCCGCTCGCGGCGGTGACATTCAGTCCGGCGGCGCCTTCTGGGGCTATGGCCAGACGATTCCCAACTCCGGCGTTATCCGCCCCGGCTACTACACCGTCTCCGCCCCCGTCGCCTCGCCCTATGCCCGCGGTGGGTTCAACGCCGCATACACCCTCGCCAACGCCTGGAACCCCTCCAACAAGTTCAACCCCGCCGCCGTCGCCGGCACCTGGGGCATGATGGACATGCGCTACGAAGGCAAGGCCGTCACCGCCATGGTCGATGGGCATGTCGAGATGCAGAACCTCGAGCAACTCCGCGACATGCGCAAGTGGTCCAACGTCGCCACCAGCGCCAACTGGACCTTCCCAACCTCGGCCGCCCAGATCAACTGGTAA